AATATTATACACTCCAAAATATCTTATTAAGCACAGGAAACAGGAATTTTAATCatacagatttgtttttctaatattgaaaaattatctttcttttttttaagtcatcaTGAACAATgccaaaacttatttttaaagtgtcacACTGCATCTTCAAATGTGCACCTGCTACAGCATTTTTGTAGGTACAAGGTCATGCTAACTCTAAAACTATGTGCCTCTATAAATTTTGTGGGAATCAAAGTTGCAACCTAAAATAGCCTctgatatatttaaaatattttctcctctACAGTGGAAGCtcaaatgaaaataacagcagaaaaggaaaggaaaaagacCTAAACAGACTGAACTATGCATAAATTTGCATTCAGATTATATGCACATCCTTACATTCATATACAAAATGAGCATCAGCAAGCTCAGAAATCTGCCAGCTATTTACCCCTTCCTCAATGTCCTTGAAAAAGTTTATGTGTCCTCGTTGGTCTAAGTCGATATCTTTTGATCTTTGGGCCAACTGCAATGAATTTCCTGATCCATTTTCGACTGCTTGTACTGAGGATGAAGGGCCTTCCTCAACCTGGTCATGGTGCCTTTTTCTGGCACGAACTCTGAGTAAATCTGTTCTTGCCTCTTGTTCCTAAAAGCAAATGAGGAAAAACATTCACAAGGAGCATCTTGCTGATCCAAACCTTTTATTTAACATCTGCACACATTTTTACTGATCTTGTGGCCTGGTAAAATGCCTATGCTCATTTTAGTGTCTATTAATGACAAAAATTTGATCAAAGTTACAGGATGAATAGAGGGACAACTAATGAAATGTAATGGTGTGCACTGCACATGAAAGAGAGATAACGTGCAAGATAGTAAGAGTTTCATGTTTGTAAAAATGGCTCATTGTGCCATGAGATCTGCTGAAGTAACATTGTACAGTGGGTACATTTCATAATAATACTCAAAAGAACGATCTTTATTAGTAATTTCAAGTAATAATATGTGGAAATGATATGCTGAAACATGCTCTATTACATTCCAGGGTTTACTTACAGCAAGAGCTATTCTTCTCAGtctctccttttcctcctctgctgctttctcttcatcttttcgAACACGTTCGATATTCCTTTTAGTGCGAACATGCCAACTGAAAACACAAACCACATTCAGTATCATATACTATATGGTAGCattagtagtagcagtagcagtaacagcctctaccctgacagacctgttaaACCTGCCAGGAACACAAGGCTCCTGCcaacatagctctgtggatcgaaAGACACtgaagccaccacaccactacaaggtaagctGCACGCACTGGTGGCGGTACCTTCAGAAAGTGGAGTCTTAAATACTTCAGTCTCTCAGTATAAGACATTTTGCTACATTCACCTAACAATTTTTTAGCATGTCTCTGAGCATTTTCCATTAATAAAGTGGAGATATTATTTATCTGCGTAGACGGGCCGAAACGTGGAGAAATTCGAGAAATAAGTGGTAAGTgaaaatttttgaaatgttttttgatTTAAAAGGGTTTGACTCTTGTTCCACTGTTTATGTTACCTTTAGTTAACAACCAGTAACATCTGAAAAAAgtttacctttattttaaactaagtAGCAGATCTCTACAGTTCACGGAAATGACAATGTTTACATATACAGACCTCTTTTTGGGTAGAATATTCATCTCGACGACCACGAAGTAATACACCTCCGTAGGACGACGACGTCTCGACACGACACAAGCCAAACAACTTGCAATAGCGACCGAATGGGAATAAAGCTAATTGAGAATAgacaatttctttttgaaataacaACACACCTCGGTATTCAAATAACTTTAATCATTAAACGCATGCGCATCAGTATTTAAATAACGAGATAAAGGATCTCTCTTCAGTTTTAACCATCGAGAAAAATTAAACTTATCCCGGAAGTTGGTGTTGACGCTGTTTACTTACACTAGGTCCGTGCGTGAGGAAAAGCTTCCAGCTGATGTCGAGGACAGGGTCTTCGTCACCACCCACGCAGTCGATGGTGAACgtgcagaaatatttatttagaagAAATTTCCTTCAGTATATTTAGAAGGAAAATTCAATTTCTAAACAGGTGAGAGGCATATTATAGGACAGCCTATCGTTTATTCTATCataatgtgaaaaaatgtcttttatattcACCATATGCCGATGTGACGATACATGAAATgataagaacaataataattaacacAATAAGTAGATTTGTATAATGAAGTTCCCCTCTTTGAAGTAGGCTCTATGAGCTTACAAAAGCgaaacatgtataaatataaattcaaaatcAACAGAATTTGCATACATGCAgtgagaaaacaataataaacgtGATTTAAATAGCGCATAATTCTCAGTACTTAAAATAAGTAGGAGACAATGACAGCATAGGAAGGATGAAAGGAGAAAGTGTGtagacaaaagacaaatatagaagacacaaagagaaatcaggaaacaaacggtaaggatggagagtgtcataaatctgtaGAGGAAGACAAGAAGGCGGACAAGTCAATTGAcaataatcacaactattgacaattGTGTTGATTAGTCTGAGGAGTAATACCATACAACATTTGTGTAAGGAGTCATACTCATGGAACAAATGcgtttttattttgccattaAAGGATTCTATGGTAGGTAGATGGCAGATatagaagggaagagagatCAACTGTTTggcagcacagtaactaaaaatcctgtgatcATATGTGCTTGTTCTAGTGACAGTAATATGGTGAGCCTCATAAACACAACTAACTGAATGCAGATCTCCCATTGACATGAAATTATATCTATTATTGGTTTATGAAGCAGTTTCACTCCCTAATGATTACCAACATTTATTGATTTGctctattatttttaataattgttcttATTAATTGTAATGAACATTAAGATAAATATTAGTTTGGTATAAGAATATgaaataaacatgcacacacgtaacaaatatgtacaaaataatatttgaataCTGATAaaccttattttatttatgtgtacaAAGACAAAAGTATTAGGGAAAGGTCCATGTTTTATCTAAATATTGGTAACATTCAAGGaaactatttaaaattagaCAGGAGAGCTGGATTTATCTTGTCATGCTCTACATTACATGTACCTCGAAACACTTCAGGGTTGTAATGTATACAGTGCAGGGTTAAGGAGAGTTAGGTTCCCCATTCTAATTCTAAATAAACCACACATTTACTCGTAAAGTTAAAGATGGTTAGGAAAGTGTTAAGCGAAATTTCTTTCCATGGTTTCTTAATTATAAACGTGCATTTGTGGGCTTATGTGCACTTCCATGCACATGCTGTGACATTGTATTTTGGGCTTTCCACAGATTTGTGACAAAATCTGACACCATGAGAAAACCACTTGAAGTTACACTAATAGTCATGGCTTGGCTACTGTGCAATCATCCAACACCAGTGGCAACTGATTCGCAGATAAAGGCTCTCAGGCATAACCATAGGTTGTACCGGTCCCCTCATGAAAATACCCCACTCACTACAAGCGATCCACATGGTGGGGTTCCCATGGGAATATCCAATTCATTGTGTGATGATGCAGAGGTAAATTATTCTTTATTACATTTGAATGTACAAGAAACATGATCTGTATGCTACATAAATGTTTGTCAAACTCAAAGGCACTTTAAACTGGCCATAGAAGAGCTAAATTTACCTTGCTGTGTAAACACTACACCTCAAGATAAGCCCCAAGgtacatttataaacatttaattttgtgtgtgtgtatatatatatgtgtgtgtttaacataaagaaatgtttgaacatTTTATCTTGATCATATTTTTCtgatcacttttttaaaaaccatggACCATCCTCTATAAGTTGAGCAAGTCAACAATTCTCTATTGCAGACTAGTCTTAGCAGCTTATCTTGTTTTCCGGACTCGCAAGTCTGAATATGTCACACCACTTCATTCtgttcattggctaccagttaaagctagaatagacttcAAGCTGTCAACTCTATGCTTTGAaggcttcccccccccccaactacTTTATTGACAGATTTCAATGGTCTGTCCACACCCCTGCCTGAAACCTTCGCCTCTCATCAGACTCACAGATTCTATCTCTCCCTCCCGCAAAAACACATACAGACAATGGACATTCTCCTTCTGTGCTGctgtggaactctcttccacatcccATTCACCACTcagactccaaggctacattcaaaagCTGTCTGAAaatatatctgttcacaaagtattatccctgaattactattcttaactccttggccatactgtctgtcatgctaaccatcatgtaacgactccatttTACActacatcccttcatccattgctttgtgttctactcttgtaccttatctttatgttgttcagtgtcccTATACGTACCTCATTGTCCACTGGCCGTTATCTTtcattaatcatcattattGGTTTGTGTAGAGAGTTTGATAGtttgatctatcttggtcatgatgtaagttcccattattattattagtctgtAAATTGAAAGTGTCAAgtacatattatatatttcaGACTTACCTAGAGGTTGATTGGGATCCAGCTTCCAAACAAGAATACACCTGTGATTCTGAGAGTGCTCTAAAACCGGTAATAATCCTATGTTTCTCAGAGAACACATTATGCACTCAGTAGATATTTCtgtctatatgtgtgtatgtacatgctcacacacacacttccaacTGGTTTATGTAAAAAACGTGGCGAAGCATTATGCAAGATGAACCATATCTTATTGGTATAAATTTCTGCCCATGAGGATACCATTATAGCCATTCTATATGGCTGCACGCTAGGATTCAAAACCCTTTTTTAAAGAACAGCCAGTGTAGCCattctatataaatatatcaagaTCATGGAACAGTGTGGTTTTATATGGGTGGCTAATATGTAATGAAAGAATCTATTTGACTGTTTGGGGTGCTATGAATCATAAAGGTATTTTTATCTGTGATCATAATGTCGAGCATAATCCATGGTCACTTGGTTCTTTACAGATATGTTGAGAGGGTTGTAAGCATTATTCTTTATCATTTCCTGCTTCTGAAATGTATATGCTGGTGATAGTATGTTTAGCTCCTGAAACAACTGTAATACAATACCTCCATGAGTGTATTTTTCTGTGGATCTGAGCATTAAATTTTACACTGGTAAATATTACTGTCAGCATAACATTAATCAGAGAAGCATTTAGGAGACAACTGAGGCCATTTCACtcaaaagaaaagttttcagaGATAAATTTGGTATCGTATGCTTGCAGGAAGAGGGCATTGTTAGAGAAGAGTGCTCAGAGCTGAAACAGGTCAGTGGgattgcattttatttcattgtcaAGAATGTTCTTGCTTAGTTCCTATGATGTCTGTGGATTTCTTGCTGTATTAAAGGGAGGCAGTTTCTAACATCTTAAGTTCTTTGTCTTAGAATCAAACTCTTTTGGGGAATCCTGTTACGTCAAAAGCAGTAGAGAGATCAAAATTTAGCCAATCATTTtggtaatttatttatttgagtcATTCACATACAGCAAATATGCATTCTTGGACTTCAGTTGTTAGCATGCAAATCATTATACTTCCTACCTTaaatcagcattttaaaaaatgtgaaaacttttgtgacatttaattaatttcttttcatttaaaataatgatttgtgGGTTGTGATTTCTgctttgtcagttttattttgatgatggtAGTAGTTTGTTGAAGTGAGGATTTACAATGTTGGCATTTCtaatttgtcaatttttttccctcGAGGGAAGTGGATTGTTGGAAGTCACACATGCATTATTTAATATGGAAGTCCATTCAGAGTGCTTACACAAtagttaaaatacaaatatctcCTCTACATcacttgttttttatttgacagATGTTCTGCCCCGCTGACTAATACACTGCCAGAAAAAAGCCTCACTCGGTCACGAACACTGTTCCCAAATATAAAAGCTGCGTAGTCTTTTAAAGCACCACAATGCTGCCCATTTGCCAGCTTATTAAATTTAACTTCACATATTAGTGACATTGTCTCCTCATCTTTAattctctttatctttattttttaaaaagtgtgtgcaTGAAAAATGTTATACACTATACAAATTAATTTCTTCTGCTATGTTTTTACAGCCTCAACATTTTTCCCaagctttaatattttttctttactttctctaGCCTCTTCACCAATGTTTACCCGATCCCATTGTCTACTCAGAAGCCATTCCAACTAGGTGActatgtttttttgttaaatcttGCCTTCTTTGCATTTTGAGTTTTAAATTATTGGATTTGCCAATTTTACCTCTAATACCCAAACAgtgttgtttctttattgttgaaAGGAAGGAGCATTAAATGAAGAGTGGAGAATCGCTGGAAGTAGCATTAGCCATAAACATTTGTCTATCTCATACCTGACTCATCGGGTACATTAGAGGGGCTGCTGAACTGATAAGGATTCCATCTTAACTGttgaacacatgcacacaaactcaTTATGCTTCAGCACCAGTGATCAGCTGATTGAACTTGTGCTGTCATATGTAAATTGACATGAAATTCACAAGCATATCACCGCAGCAGGTGCTGTTCCAgacaagaaaaattttcttgtaGTAGTCTGAAGTTTCTGAATATTGAAGAATTCTTGGAAAAACTTGTTAACATTCAGGCAGcaactgttttttaaaactccTGCAAGTTGTTCCTTTACCAgttatgcttttctttaaaacttggTTATATGGTAGAATACAAAAGTACCTTTGTAAGTGGCCTGTTGTGGGTGCATTACAGTGGAGCTCATCGACCACTGTGGCCACGGTATGGAGAGTATGACTATGTGCCACCCCAGCGCTGGCTTCATAGTCTTGAGGTATGACACTTGTAATATTTCCATAATTTTATGCAAGTGCAGACTCCCAAATAGAATTAGTATGTTCAGATCAGTGAAATTAAGGCTTTGCTTGCAAACACATGAGtttgcatgcactcacacacatgttTGCAACTACAATTTGCATAGATATAGATTCTTTGTGGTGCTGCTTATGGTCTTACAGTATGTATCAGGGTAACAGTATAtacaaatgtgtatttattgtcagattttaatgttttcacatGCTTTTTTATCAGCATGGGGGCATTGTTTTTCTGTATCACCCTTGTGCTGATGCAAAACAAGTTGAGCAGCTGCGAGAAATAGCCAAAGGATGCCTCTacaaacacatcatcacacCCAACAAAAATCTTTCCCTGGACACCCCATATGCTGCCTTAGCCTGGGGCTGTAAGCTGCTGATGAGCTCTGTGGTTCCCTCCAGAGTTGTAACTTTTATCAAGGTGGGTTAACATTTGAGCTAGCTTGGGTTATCGTAAGCTACTACGAGAGTTCACATCCATGAAGTAAGGCTTGGTTTAGTGCTAGTGAATGTGTTTTATGCATATTGTGGATTTTTTCAGACCCACTTCGCAGATGAATGAATGCAAATGAAACTGATTGCACTGATGAGAAAGTATGTGTAAATTCCAGtgtgaataaagaaataacaatgaTCAAGCATTGTTTAGTGAGACACACGATATCGTGTATTTGTGTatgatgtttatatgtttgtgtttgttttcatgcaCAGGAACATGCTCTAAAAGGTCATGAAGGCCATGTGAATGCAGATGGCCAGTACAGCAAGGCCCTGAGAGTCCCTGCAACACACCAGCTTTATGAGGAAGACACTGAGGCCAGCCTTTGCCACATGCTGACCAGTGTGAGTCATGTTGACTGCATtagtcttttcttgtcttgttgTGAGCAAAAGatattgaaaacaattatttctccCCATTTTATGGCTTTTTAGGATGATGAAGATAATATAACATTCAGAAAAAGATATCAGccaatcatttcatttttaacatagTTAAAAGTAGGTTAGGCAAATAGATatgtaagaaaatgaaacatatTGTATCATGTTAGATGGTTCAGAAAAATGTGGAATATAAAGACAATATGCACTTCCTATAGCACATGTCTGTTCTTATTCCAGGCTAGccaataaaaatatacagtgaCTTTGACTTCTCTGCTtctgcatatatttatatttcaatttatACAGTCATATATCAGTTTAACATTAAGATGATGGTTTATTTACAGGAAGGAAATAATAATCAGGACAGTTTAGCTGTCCATGGTGAAGATGGCAAAACCTTTTCCAGTACTGGTGAAACAAAATCAAGCTCTGATAGGTATTTCTCCTCAGTATCAGATATTGTAAACCGGATTGCAGCTGATTCTGCAAGAAGACGCAGTCGTCTGGATGAGGAATCAGCGAAACTGAATCGGAACATTCAAAAGCTGATAACTGCCTTTCGTAAGTTCCAGCAATAGGTACTTGCTGATCCATGGACTAAAGTCCTCCTGAAAgatattggaaaaaaaacttttctcgAAGATGCTTGCCTTTATCATAGTGTATTTATGACAATGAAAAGCATATAGTCAGATAgtataaaatgtgtttactttTCTGAAGACTGTTATATAGATTACATTcttaaagaatgttttatataataAGTTGTAAGACAAGGTACTTCATTAACCAAAGAATTTATGGGAACCTACTGTGAaactgataatttatttttaaatgtttcagtaGCCACActggtcttttatttttcttgtaactAATTTAAGCTACTTGTCGCCAAAAAAATTGACATTAATGACACTTCAAATTGTTGgtaattattttctgtcttgggtatgGCCTGTATAAGTAATCATACCTAAACCTTATACATGTAGTGTCCTTTTTGTTGGCTCTAGTCATTTCCCCTCTTTGCAGGACTCTAGTCATTTCCCCTCTTTGCAGgatataaaaataacttgttGATTTGACTTGTTTTTGCTCTCTGTTGACTccttccaaaatattttaaacataatgaaggagtagaacaaaaataatttgtagaaGTCTAGTTTTACTGCCTACAAAATATACTTGATCTCAACCACTCAATAGGATTCCATTTTCATTGTCTCAAAGGATAAATTTGCATTGATTTTTGTCATAGTCTTTCCATTCATCCTTACAAGTTAAATCTGTACCTCCTTTGTGTATGTCTTTTGGAAACTGTGATAACAAGCTGGAACTATATTACATTAACTATTTATAgtaagttaaaataaatttatggaTCTGTTTACCCATGACTTTTGTCTGTGAGATGATTTAGCTGTTGTACTgttgtttttctaaaaattgttCCCAGAGTACAGGTAAAGATTATAAGCTTACTTGTTATAATAAAGCAGTAGAATATCTGTAGTtacaaaaaatgataaatattatgCATCCATACTGATAAAAATTTGTTGTCTTCCTCTCAGGTTAAAAAGCAGATAAATGGAATGGATATTATTTGAGTTAAGTGAGCCTTTGATGCAGAACTCTGAGAAGTGAATATAAGTTGACAATCAGTGAACCTGTTACAAAAGTACATTCTGAATGACAAATGTTAGAAAAGGCCTCACacccttttttttgttgttgtttttgtttttgttttgagaaagTAGAAAGAGCTCAAAAGACCTTAGCTTCAAGTTCATTACAACTGACAATACCAGGTCATTATGATGATACATTTCAtcagaagcttgattgacccaTTTATCTTCGAAAAGTCAGGTAGAAAATTTCAGCAATATCTTGCTGCCAGGTTGAACTAGTGATTCGATTAGAAGTGCCTAACTCTCTGTTACCAAGTGAAAGACTTTCTGTGCAGAAATTTGCATCAGTTGCTTGAAGTGAATCACTGCAGTACAGTACTATAGACCATCTCAGTCTGGCTCCTTACTTCTCCATTGGCACACCTCTGACACAGTTTGAAAGATTTTCCTAACATTTGCTTTTTACAATCGAATTTTGCCATTGGTTTGATTCCTAGCCTTTGCCAAAATCAATTTATCTGTCAGAGTTGCAACTAAACACAAAGAGTAATATTGTGAGAGTAACTTCATCCCTTATACTTGTTTGCCATAATTTTAATTACTGGCTGCTGTAAGTCAAACAGAGAATAACTGAGAACCAATCACACTGAAGCAGTCGACTTTTCTGCTTTATATTAGAAGAGCAGCAACATTTAACTCTTCTGATGTTCTGTAGACTGTTATGTAGTATGATACATTCCCCATATACTTTCTTACCTATGATGCAGAAAAATTCAGTAGTTAATATTTGGAAGTACACATACTCATTTACATGTATCCCCCTTTTTAATTGTATGCTAGATTtagctcaattttttttcttttttacttataGACATGTATTTTTAAGTTGAAGGAGTGGGATACCTTGACAGAAATCACTTTCAGAAAATATGGATGTATGTCATGGAGATGGACTTTCTGAAATTTGTTTATACAGCTTTCATGAGAAGCAAGCCTTGTAATTTATATCTGAAGCTATGtaactgacatttacagtgtCTAGAAGACAAtctctaaacttttttttcacattgcaGACATGTTATGCAGGTTAACGTCAAGTCGCTTGGCGATTTTGATGTGAAGGATATAACTGAGTCACTTgcattttaaagagaaaatctaAGCTGTAAAATAACTACAGATAAGTAGACTATTTCTTCAACGTGCAATAATTTttgctacaaatattttatttactttgatttgcattctttcagatattttttgtaCTTCTTGTACACTGAGATCTCTTAGATTATATACAGTTTTATGTTAAGTCGTACATCACAATTTTTCAGTTTCTGCTGCTGTGCATTTGGTTGTCAGATTCTAGGAATGTATGTGAAGAGAGTATTGTGAtaatcacgaactaatatcctataCGCGTCCTTGGTGataattttgataatttaaGAGGAAAAACACTGAGGAATATCCacgctttttaaaaaacattgtaGTTTTACATTGCTGTTtattgattttttgtttgtttgtgtttgtaggGACATCcttagtgtgtttgttttttttttcaaaattgtgcAGGCTGCATGTGcgttaaaaaatactttgacacCTTAAAGTAACAGAGTATTGAGCCCAAGCATGCCAGTCTTTGTCCTTGTTCAACAATTGGTTATGGCCAGTGAATAGAAATTTATCTCGATGCTTTTCCACATTCCAGTTTTGTCATCTATTCAGGAATGAGTtgcatttacaaaaaattaaaatttaaagaaattaaaaccaTGTATCTTTGTACAgtactttaaaaactttttatctAGTTTACATCAGAGGTACCCGACCTACAGCCCGCAGGCCACATCCCACATCCGGCCCGCTCATCTTagccagacacaacataatattttatttttaacatcatgattctggcaaaaccaccatGTTCTAGCCTGCGAGACTTTCTATTGAGTCCAGTGCGGCCGTCAGGtgaaaaaaggttgggcaccactgcttTACATTATACATGATATACTCATAGAAATATAATAGTCATTGTTAATCCAGTTATCTATTTCACTGTTGTGTTATTGATGTTATGCCTGCAACTTTCTctatgcattttaattttacatcgttgaattacttttaaaaagccGAATACATGTATAAGGTATGCTCAAGTTTGCTTCTTTGaattcagtaaaataaatttcagttatTTCCATACTTCTGTTGAACTAGGAAAATTTAATACCTGAATGG
This window of the Pomacea canaliculata isolate SZHN2017 linkage group LG4, ASM307304v1, whole genome shotgun sequence genome carries:
- the LOC112562626 gene encoding uncharacterized protein LOC112562626 codes for the protein MRKPLEVTLIVMAWLLCNHPTPVATDSQIKALRHNHRLYRSPHENTPLTTSDPHGGVPMGISNSLCDDAETYLEVDWDPASKQEYTCDSESALKPEEGIVREECSELKQPLHQCLPDPIVYSEAIPTSGAHRPLWPRYGEYDYVPPQRWLHSLEHGGIVFLYHPCADAKQVEQLREIAKGCLYKHIITPNKNLSLDTPYAALAWGCKLLMSSVVPSRVVTFIKEHALKGHEGHVNADGQYSKALRVPATHQLYEEDTEASLCHMLTSEGNNNQDSLAVHGEDGKTFSSTGETKSSSDRYFSSVSDIVNRIAADSARRRSRLDEESAKLNRNIQKLITAFRKFQQ